From the Acidovorax carolinensis genome, one window contains:
- a CDS encoding FAD-dependent monooxygenase — MRSELADQGLYYVAILALAIHYIGSYTYSPCNGRSFARRRAPLKSIAVDVFVVGAGPTGLACAALLARQGVDILVIKGFGGTRMTCPLGKIVRRSQIRQVLQKILYKFKISRLS; from the coding sequence GTGCGGTCGGAACTCGCCGATCAGGGTTTGTACTATGTAGCCATTCTGGCTCTAGCCATACACTACATAGGTTCCTATACATATTCGCCTTGTAATGGGCGCTCATTCGCCCGCAGGAGAGCACCGTTGAAGTCGATCGCCGTAGATGTATTCGTCGTTGGCGCCGGGCCCACAGGTCTGGCCTGTGCTGCGTTGCTGGCCCGCCAGGGCGTTGACATCCTGGTCATTAAAGGCTTTGGGGGAACTCGGATGACGTGCCCGTTGGGCAAAATCGTCCGACGCTCTCAGATCAGACAAGTCCTGCAAAAGATACTTTATAAATTCAAAATATCGAGATTATCATGA
- a CDS encoding universal stress protein — protein MYSHILVPVDESMLSAANVSSAVRLASQLGAKITFFHATPDLSATGEGALLRTMAPSEFLDAAIGDTNAVLSKAKIIALVAGVSCETEHKVCDHPAEAILEAVKLHGCDLIVMASRGVRGLASWLHSSQTERVLKKSPVALLITRVAASDPIKASERALSVIQDEHRSIAVVVRGMLDLVQQAYEPEGSLDIRSLEAMLAYLQAFPLQKHHPKEELFIHRRLRQRAPESEKLLLELEAQHVREHSLVNEVVRLANDVKSGDSASDQVLKDQIRTLGDAVWAHMQLEETVVLPLAKDRFQESDWDEIAVAFEGNNDPSFGDLPSAEFSRLFTRIANLLPA, from the coding sequence ATGTACTCACATATCTTAGTACCCGTAGATGAATCAATGCTGTCCGCTGCAAACGTAAGCTCGGCTGTGCGTTTGGCATCTCAACTCGGCGCAAAAATTACATTTTTCCATGCAACTCCAGATCTTTCTGCAACTGGTGAGGGTGCATTGCTAAGAACCATGGCACCCAGCGAGTTCCTTGATGCGGCGATCGGGGATACCAACGCGGTATTGTCAAAGGCCAAGATCATTGCACTGGTCGCAGGGGTTTCGTGTGAAACTGAGCACAAGGTATGTGACCATCCAGCAGAAGCCATTTTGGAAGCAGTCAAACTGCACGGCTGCGATCTAATTGTCATGGCTTCGCGCGGTGTACGCGGGCTTGCGAGTTGGTTGCACAGCTCACAAACAGAACGCGTGCTGAAGAAATCTCCAGTGGCGTTACTGATTACACGTGTAGCTGCCAGTGATCCGATCAAAGCAAGTGAGCGAGCACTTTCTGTCATACAGGATGAACATCGTTCAATTGCTGTGGTGGTGCGGGGCATGCTAGATTTGGTCCAACAAGCCTATGAGCCCGAAGGCAGTTTGGATATTCGCAGCCTTGAAGCCATGTTGGCCTACCTGCAGGCATTTCCGCTACAGAAGCACCATCCCAAGGAAGAGCTCTTTATTCACCGCCGTCTGCGTCAACGTGCACCTGAGAGCGAGAAATTGTTGCTTGAGCTTGAAGCCCAGCATGTCCGTGAACATTCCTTGGTCAACGAGGTCGTTCGTTTGGCGAATGATGTTAAGTCAGGAGACTCTGCGTCTGATCAAGTACTGAAGGATCAAATCCGCACACTGGGAGATGCAGTGTGGGCGCACATGCAGCTTGAGGAGACTGTAGTATTGCCATTGGCGAAAGATCGTTTCCAAGAGTCTGATTGGGATGAGATCGCAGTTGCTTTCGAAGGCAATAACGATCCAAGTTTTGGTGACTTACCCTCTGCGGAGTTCAGTCGATTGTTTACGCGGATAGCGAATTTGTTACCAGCGTAG